In Amycolatopsis sp. EV170708-02-1, the following are encoded in one genomic region:
- a CDS encoding preprotein translocase subunit SecY, giving the protein MNDRTSLRRRILVTLGVIVLFRLGQSLPMPQTARLPLVDHSLRWILDLLTGGRLATVFGFGVLPCLAAPFVLRALIVLIPRLAALRAEGEAGARMLKRYRRRLVVVLGLLGAVGVVVSGGPDVLDGAVTVACLTAGTALVQRLTELITDRGFGDGVRILLFAQVLVVLPPEFLRLYEKTGWAAVVVMAVVTLSVTVITIVVAQGQRRVPVQYAKRMIGRRAFGGTPSYIPLRFPQANSPAVLAAVLLSVPVFFFGLEGPGWIAAYFVLVCLFAFARAAVRQDMDKVAGELVRVGGFVPGIRPGNWTAEYLEYVNRRIIAFGAFGLGVVALIPVAGLALLGVGPTLLVAGVTVQVVLVFLVGVSLDTTQQIEALRQQRRYEPFLR; this is encoded by the coding sequence ATGAACGACCGAACCTCACTCCGCCGCCGGATCCTGGTCACGCTGGGCGTGATCGTGCTGTTCCGGCTCGGCCAGAGCCTGCCCATGCCTCAGACGGCCCGCCTGCCGCTGGTCGATCACTCGTTGCGGTGGATCCTCGACCTTCTCACCGGCGGCCGCCTGGCCACGGTGTTCGGGTTCGGGGTCCTGCCCTGCCTGGCCGCCCCGTTCGTCCTGCGAGCGCTGATCGTCCTGATCCCGCGGCTGGCCGCACTCCGGGCTGAAGGGGAAGCCGGCGCCCGGATGCTGAAGCGGTACCGGCGGCGGCTCGTCGTCGTGCTCGGCCTGCTGGGCGCCGTGGGCGTGGTCGTCTCCGGCGGACCGGACGTCCTGGACGGAGCCGTGACGGTGGCGTGCCTGACCGCGGGCACCGCGCTGGTCCAGCGGCTGACCGAGCTGATCACCGACCGCGGGTTCGGCGACGGTGTCCGGATCCTGCTGTTCGCCCAGGTCCTGGTGGTGCTGCCGCCGGAGTTCCTGCGCCTGTACGAAAAGACGGGCTGGGCCGCCGTCGTGGTGATGGCCGTGGTGACGCTGTCGGTCACCGTGATCACGATCGTCGTCGCGCAGGGGCAGCGCCGCGTCCCGGTGCAGTACGCGAAGCGGATGATCGGCAGGCGCGCCTTCGGCGGGACACCGTCCTACATTCCCCTTCGCTTCCCCCAAGCGAACAGTCCGGCCGTGCTCGCCGCGGTGCTGCTGTCGGTGCCGGTGTTCTTCTTCGGCCTGGAAGGCCCCGGGTGGATCGCGGCCTACTTCGTCCTCGTCTGCCTCTTCGCCTTCGCGAGGGCGGCCGTGCGGCAGGACATGGACAAGGTGGCGGGCGAGCTGGTGCGGGTGGGCGGTTTCGTCCCCGGGATCCGGCCGGGGAACTGGACCGCCGAGTACCTCGAGTACGTGAACCGAAGGATCATCGCCTTCGGGGCGTTCGGCTTGGGAGTGGTCGCGCTGATCCCGGTCGCCGGTCTGGCCCTGCTGGGCGTCGGCCCGACGCTGCTCGTCGCCGGGGTGACCGTGCAGGTGGTCCTCGTCTTCCTGGTCGGTGTCTCGCTCGACACCACGCAGCAGATCGAGGCGCTGCGCCAGCAGCGGCGCTACGAACCGTTCCTCCGCTGA
- a CDS encoding bifunctional oligoribonuclease/PAP phosphatase NrnA, which translates to MPNLKEAAALLAGATDVTLLGHVRPDADALGSALALGRALQQRGAEVRVSVGEPEEMPETLRSLDEGGLYVPASELPESERLLIALDTPTPGRLGKLAPRVDAVRAAGGDVLVIDHHASNVFYGTHHVVDDTAEATAVLVFALLEELGAEIDEPIARCLYAGLVTDTSGFRRARPSTHLMAAKLLEAGVDPDKVVREIVDDHPFAWLPMLSDVLAGARLEPDEARGFGLAHAVVTLDAARSVRAEEVEAVVDVVRSVREAGVAVVLKEAAPIGPRQRWTVSLRSAGGVDVSAAAGELGGGGHRQAAGCTAEGTADEVLGKLREALSRAPLL; encoded by the coding sequence GTGCCGAACCTGAAGGAAGCCGCCGCCCTCCTGGCAGGCGCCACCGACGTGACCCTCCTCGGCCATGTCCGCCCGGACGCCGACGCGCTCGGCAGCGCGCTGGCACTGGGCCGGGCGCTTCAGCAGCGAGGTGCCGAGGTCCGCGTCTCCGTCGGCGAGCCCGAGGAGATGCCCGAAACCCTGCGGAGCCTGGACGAGGGCGGGCTCTACGTCCCCGCGAGCGAGCTGCCGGAGAGCGAACGGCTCTTGATCGCGCTCGACACGCCCACGCCGGGCAGGCTCGGGAAACTCGCGCCGCGGGTGGACGCCGTCCGCGCGGCGGGAGGCGACGTCCTGGTGATCGACCACCACGCGTCCAACGTCTTCTACGGCACGCACCACGTCGTCGACGACACCGCCGAAGCCACCGCGGTCCTCGTGTTCGCGTTGCTGGAGGAGCTCGGTGCCGAGATCGACGAGCCGATCGCGCGGTGCCTGTACGCGGGGCTCGTCACCGACACGAGCGGGTTCCGCCGGGCCCGGCCCTCCACCCATCTGATGGCCGCGAAGCTGCTCGAAGCCGGGGTCGACCCGGACAAGGTGGTCCGCGAGATCGTCGACGACCACCCGTTCGCGTGGCTGCCGATGCTTTCGGACGTCCTCGCGGGAGCCCGGCTCGAACCGGACGAGGCGCGCGGCTTCGGCCTCGCGCACGCGGTCGTGACGCTCGACGCCGCGCGGTCCGTCCGTGCCGAGGAGGTCGAAGCGGTCGTCGACGTCGTCCGGTCCGTTCGCGAGGCCGGGGTCGCCGTGGTGCTCAAGGAGGCCGCACCGATCGGCCCGCGACAGCGGTGGACGGTCTCGCTGCGTTCGGCGGGTGGCGTCGACGTGTCGGCCGCGGCCGGGGAGCTGGGCGGCGGAGGACATCGCCAGGCCGCCGGGTGCACCGCGGAGGGCACGGCGGACGAGGTGCTCGGCAAGCTCCGGGAAGCCTTGTCGAGGGCGCCGCTGCTCTGA
- a CDS encoding TRM11 family methyltransferase, whose protein sequence is MSEYAILVYPSANRVYTDSTPALLRAELAVFGLSALETEISEIGETELGGVGYLTFTTPAPLSERDLALLSNLSALYALFERGDGVLKPVTISPLANFDSDLLTIQKYPGKTNELFTKLLVNVTLLSMADPAAMLDKPLHLLDPLCGRGTTLNQAMMYGFDATGLDVDGKDFDAYEMFVKTWLKQKRIKHSAESGQVRRNKVRLGRRLDIGFGITKERYKAGEVRKLSYLNCDTLTTDELLRPNSVDLIVTDAPYGVQHGSHRTQDASLARSPRDLLAAAVPVWTRVLRPGGALGISWNTNVAPREELAAILDKAGLEVREDGPYAGFAHRVDQAIVRDLIVASKPA, encoded by the coding sequence ATGTCCGAGTACGCGATCCTGGTCTACCCGTCCGCCAACCGGGTCTACACCGACTCCACCCCGGCCCTCCTGCGCGCGGAGCTGGCGGTGTTCGGTCTGTCCGCTTTGGAGACCGAGATCTCCGAGATCGGCGAGACGGAACTCGGCGGCGTCGGCTACCTCACCTTCACCACGCCTGCCCCGCTGAGCGAACGCGATCTCGCGCTCCTTTCGAACCTTTCGGCGCTGTACGCGCTGTTCGAACGCGGCGACGGCGTCCTGAAGCCGGTGACGATCAGCCCGCTCGCGAACTTCGACTCGGATCTGCTGACCATCCAGAAATACCCCGGCAAGACGAACGAGCTGTTCACCAAGCTCCTCGTCAACGTCACGCTCCTGTCGATGGCGGACCCGGCCGCCATGCTGGACAAGCCGCTGCACCTGCTCGACCCGCTCTGCGGCCGCGGCACCACGCTGAACCAGGCGATGATGTACGGCTTCGACGCCACCGGCCTCGACGTCGACGGCAAGGACTTCGACGCCTACGAGATGTTCGTCAAGACCTGGCTGAAGCAGAAGCGGATCAAGCACAGCGCCGAATCCGGCCAGGTGCGCCGCAACAAGGTCCGGCTCGGCAGGCGGCTCGACATCGGCTTCGGGATCACCAAGGAGCGGTACAAGGCGGGCGAGGTGCGCAAGCTGAGCTACCTCAACTGCGACACACTCACCACCGACGAACTGCTGCGGCCGAACTCGGTGGACCTCATCGTCACCGACGCCCCGTACGGCGTGCAGCACGGCAGCCACCGCACCCAGGACGCGTCGCTCGCGCGCAGCCCGCGCGACCTGCTCGCCGCCGCGGTCCCGGTGTGGACGCGGGTGCTGCGCCCGGGCGGCGCGCTCGGCATCTCGTGGAACACCAACGTCGCGCCGCGCGAGGAGCTCGCCGCGATCCTGGACAAGGCGGGCCTGGAGGTCCGCGAGGACGGCCCGTACGCCGGCTTCGCCCACCGGGTGGACCAGGCGATCGTGCGAGACCTGATCGTCGCGTCGAAACCCGCCTGA
- a CDS encoding alpha/beta hydrolase family protein — MSRRGLLLGAAALGGSALLSACGAEKPPLVGPPPVAPPTTPTPLTEAVTVQKMRSAARNRDVNLVIIAPDGVSRVGMPVCVALHGRGADARTFLNLGVQDSLNRAVAAGLPGFAVAAVDGDNYWVDVGKADDPQRMLSDELPGWLAQRQLRPPSAMFGISMGGFGALRYARDHKNLKAVAVASAALFVSWPDAKSRKVFADRAQWESHEPLLHTGDLSAASTGVWCGNSDPFARADRKLIKALDPAVAKMTPGAHNDDYWREIMPDVLKFVGERLA; from the coding sequence GTGAGCCGGCGTGGTCTCCTGCTGGGAGCCGCGGCTCTCGGCGGCTCGGCGCTGCTTTCCGCTTGCGGCGCCGAGAAACCACCTCTGGTGGGGCCGCCGCCGGTGGCCCCGCCGACCACTCCGACCCCGCTCACCGAAGCGGTCACGGTGCAGAAGATGCGGTCGGCGGCGCGGAACCGTGACGTCAACCTCGTCATCATCGCGCCGGACGGGGTGTCCCGGGTCGGGATGCCGGTCTGCGTCGCCCTGCACGGCCGCGGCGCCGACGCCCGGACGTTCCTGAACCTGGGCGTGCAGGACTCGCTGAACCGGGCCGTCGCGGCCGGGCTGCCCGGCTTCGCGGTCGCCGCCGTCGACGGGGACAATTACTGGGTGGACGTCGGCAAGGCCGACGACCCGCAGCGGATGCTGTCCGACGAGCTGCCCGGCTGGCTCGCCCAGCGCCAGCTGCGGCCGCCGTCGGCGATGTTCGGGATCTCGATGGGCGGCTTCGGCGCCCTGCGCTACGCCCGCGACCACAAGAACCTCAAGGCCGTCGCCGTCGCCAGCGCGGCGCTGTTCGTCAGCTGGCCCGATGCCAAGTCCCGCAAGGTCTTCGCGGATCGCGCGCAGTGGGAATCGCATGAGCCGCTGCTGCACACCGGCGACCTTTCCGCCGCATCGACGGGGGTGTGGTGCGGCAATTCGGATCCCTTCGCCCGCGCGGACCGCAAACTCATCAAGGCCCTGGATCCCGCCGTCGCGAAGATGACCCCGGGCGCGCACAACGACGACTACTGGCGCGAGATCATGCCCGACGTGCTGAAGTTCGTGGGGGAGCGCCTCGCCTGA
- the rbfA gene encoding 30S ribosome-binding factor RbfA → MADPARARKLAKRISQIVAHAIEHDIKDPRLNHVTITDTKITADLHDATVYYTVLGENLESTPDHAGAAAALESARGVLRTKVGQGTGVRYTPTLAFVADSIPEDAKRIEDLLAKAREADAEVARRATGAQHAGEADPYKPPREEAEDDEFADEETRR, encoded by the coding sequence ATGGCCGACCCCGCTCGGGCTCGTAAGCTCGCCAAGCGGATCTCGCAGATCGTCGCGCACGCGATCGAGCACGACATCAAGGATCCGCGGCTCAACCACGTGACGATCACCGACACGAAGATCACGGCGGATCTGCACGACGCCACGGTCTACTACACGGTGCTCGGCGAGAACCTGGAGTCCACGCCCGACCACGCCGGTGCCGCGGCGGCGCTCGAATCCGCCCGCGGGGTCCTGCGCACGAAGGTCGGTCAGGGCACTGGAGTCCGCTACACTCCGACGCTGGCCTTCGTGGCCGACAGTATTCCTGAGGACGCCAAGCGCATCGAGGATCTTCTCGCGAAGGCGCGGGAAGCCGATGCGGAGGTCGCCCGGCGGGCCACTGGGGCGCAGCACGCCGGCGAAGCCGACCCGTACAAGCCGCCGCGGGAAGAGGCCGAAGACGATGAGTTCGCCGACGAGGAGACCCGTCGCTGA
- a CDS encoding DUF503 domain-containing protein, whose protein sequence is MFVGALELDILLGDVHSLKQKRSVIKPVLAEVRRRFDVSVAEAGHQDLHRRALIGVAVVAASGEHVRDVLDSCERLVAGRPEFELLSTRHRLLGPDD, encoded by the coding sequence ATGTTCGTAGGAGCTCTTGAGCTCGACATCCTGCTGGGCGACGTCCACTCGCTCAAGCAGAAGCGATCCGTGATCAAACCGGTGCTGGCCGAGGTGCGCAGGCGTTTCGACGTCTCCGTCGCCGAAGCCGGCCATCAAGACCTGCACCGGCGCGCGCTGATCGGTGTGGCCGTGGTCGCGGCGAGTGGCGAGCACGTTCGTGACGTGCTCGACTCGTGTGAGCGCCTCGTGGCCGGAAGACCGGAGTTCGAACTGCTCTCCACACGCCACCGGCTGCTCGGCCCGGACGACTGA
- the infB gene encoding translation initiation factor IF-2, with product MPGKARVHELAKELGITSKEVLAKLKEQGEFVKSASSTVEAPVARRLRDAYPSKDGKKKPVPTPGPRPSPAPPAKPAAPAPAAKQAQPAPAAKSEAAPAASAPSAPAQQPSRPATPGARPGPRPGPRPPAPKEEVAPAAKAAPAEPKKAEPAKDVPPAPATPPASQTPSQGSVVPPKPQGPKPGGPKPGPRTPRVGNNPFGVGSGSPAPRPSGPRPGGGQQGGDNRPPRPGGGQGGDRPAPRPGGGAPGGNRPSPGNMPPRPNPGMMPGRPARPAGGPGGGRGGPGGGARGGPGGGARGGPGGGGGGFRGGPGGGGGGGGFRPGGGGGGFRPGGGGPGGGGAPAGGGGFRGGGGGRGGPGGRGGTAGAFGRPGGPSRKGRKSKRQKRQEYMDNMQAPSVGGVRLPKGQGETIRLPRGASLTDFAEKIDANPASLVQVLFHLGEMVTATQSVSDDILELLGGEMNYNVQVVSPEEEDRELLETFDITYGEDAGEEEDLQVRPPVVTIMGHVDHGKTRLLDTIRKTKVREGEAGGITQHIGAYQIETELEGTPRLITFIDTPGHEAFTAMRARGANSTDIAVIVVAADDGVMPQTVEAINHAQAAKAPIVVAINKIDKEGANPDKIRQQLTEYGLVAEEYGGDTMFVEISARQNINIDGLLEAILLTADAALDLRANPDMEAQGVAIEAHLDRGRGPVATVLVQRGTLRVGDSVVAGDAYGRVRRMVDEHNVDVTEAYPSRPVQVIGFTSVPGAGDTFLVVDEDRVARQIAERRSARTRNALNASRRKRVSLEDLDSALKETNSLNLIIKGDNSGTVEALEASLVQLEVGDDVELNVVHRGVGGVTESDIDLATASDAIVLGFNVRAQGKATERATREGVDVRYYTVIYQAIEEIEQALKGMLKPEYEEVELGKAEIRDVFKSSKIGTIAGCLVVSGEIRRNARARLLRDATVIAENLPISSLRRFKDDVVEVRDGYECGLTLGSYSDLKVGDIIETYEQREKPRA from the coding sequence GTGCCAGGCAAGGCCCGAGTACATGAGCTCGCGAAAGAGCTCGGCATCACCAGCAAGGAAGTTCTCGCCAAGTTGAAGGAACAGGGCGAGTTCGTGAAGTCCGCGTCGTCCACCGTCGAGGCGCCGGTCGCCCGCCGTCTCCGTGACGCGTACCCGTCGAAGGACGGCAAGAAGAAGCCGGTTCCGACCCCCGGCCCGCGCCCTTCGCCCGCGCCTCCCGCGAAGCCCGCCGCCCCGGCTCCGGCCGCGAAGCAGGCTCAGCCCGCGCCCGCGGCGAAGTCCGAGGCCGCCCCGGCGGCGTCCGCTCCGTCGGCTCCGGCGCAGCAGCCGTCCCGGCCCGCCACCCCGGGCGCCCGCCCGGGTCCGCGCCCCGGCCCCCGGCCGCCGGCGCCCAAGGAAGAGGTCGCTCCGGCGGCGAAGGCCGCTCCGGCCGAGCCGAAGAAGGCCGAACCGGCCAAGGACGTCCCCCCGGCACCGGCCACCCCGCCCGCGTCCCAGACGCCGTCGCAGGGTTCGGTCGTGCCGCCCAAGCCGCAGGGCCCCAAGCCCGGCGGTCCGAAGCCCGGCCCGCGCACCCCGCGCGTCGGCAACAACCCGTTCGGTGTGGGTTCCGGTTCCCCGGCCCCGCGTCCGTCCGGCCCCCGTCCCGGTGGCGGCCAGCAGGGCGGCGACAACCGCCCGCCGCGTCCCGGCGGTGGCCAGGGCGGCGACCGTCCGGCTCCCCGTCCCGGTGGCGGCGCGCCCGGCGGTAACCGGCCGAGCCCGGGCAACATGCCCCCGCGGCCGAACCCCGGCATGATGCCGGGCCGTCCGGCCCGTCCGGCCGGTGGTCCCGGTGGCGGCCGTGGTGGTCCTGGCGGCGGAGCCCGTGGTGGACCCGGTGGCGGCGCTCGTGGCGGTCCCGGTGGCGGCGGCGGAGGTTTCCGCGGCGGTCCCGGTGGTGGCGGCGGCGGTGGCGGTTTCCGTCCCGGCGGCGGTGGCGGCGGTTTCCGTCCCGGTGGCGGCGGTCCCGGTGGGGGCGGCGCCCCGGCCGGTGGCGGCGGCTTCCGTGGTGGCGGCGGCGGTCGTGGCGGCCCCGGTGGCCGTGGCGGTACCGCGGGTGCCTTCGGGCGTCCCGGTGGCCCCTCGCGCAAGGGCCGCAAGTCGAAGCGGCAGAAGCGCCAGGAGTACATGGACAACATGCAGGCGCCCAGCGTCGGTGGTGTCCGTCTGCCCAAGGGGCAGGGCGAGACGATCCGTCTCCCGCGTGGTGCCTCGCTGACCGACTTCGCCGAGAAGATCGACGCCAACCCGGCTTCGCTGGTGCAGGTGCTCTTCCACCTCGGTGAGATGGTCACGGCGACGCAGTCGGTGTCCGACGACATCCTGGAACTGCTCGGCGGCGAAATGAACTACAACGTTCAGGTCGTCAGTCCCGAGGAAGAGGACCGGGAGCTGCTCGAGACCTTCGACATCACCTACGGCGAAGACGCGGGTGAGGAAGAGGATCTGCAGGTCCGCCCGCCGGTCGTGACCATCATGGGTCACGTCGACCACGGTAAGACCCGCCTGCTCGACACGATCCGCAAGACGAAGGTGCGCGAAGGTGAAGCCGGTGGCATCACCCAGCACATCGGCGCCTACCAGATCGAGACCGAGCTCGAGGGCACCCCGCGCCTGATCACCTTCATCGACACCCCGGGTCACGAGGCGTTCACCGCCATGCGTGCCCGTGGTGCCAACTCGACCGACATCGCGGTGATCGTGGTGGCGGCCGACGACGGTGTGATGCCGCAGACGGTCGAGGCGATCAACCACGCGCAGGCCGCCAAGGCGCCGATCGTGGTCGCGATCAACAAGATCGACAAGGAAGGCGCGAACCCGGACAAGATCCGGCAGCAGCTGACCGAGTACGGCCTGGTCGCCGAGGAGTACGGCGGCGACACGATGTTCGTCGAGATCTCCGCGCGGCAGAACATCAACATCGACGGCCTGCTCGAGGCGATCCTGCTGACCGCCGACGCCGCCCTGGACCTCCGGGCCAACCCGGACATGGAGGCCCAGGGTGTCGCGATCGAGGCCCACCTCGACCGCGGCCGCGGTCCGGTGGCCACGGTGCTGGTCCAGCGAGGCACGCTGCGCGTCGGTGACTCGGTCGTGGCGGGTGACGCCTACGGCCGCGTCCGCCGGATGGTCGACGAGCACAACGTCGACGTCACCGAGGCGTACCCGTCGCGTCCCGTCCAGGTCATCGGGTTCACCTCGGTGCCGGGTGCGGGCGACACCTTCCTGGTGGTCGACGAGGACCGCGTCGCCCGGCAGATCGCCGAGCGCCGCTCCGCCCGGACGCGCAACGCCCTCAACGCGTCGCGTCGCAAGCGGGTCAGCCTCGAGGACCTCGACTCCGCCTTGAAGGAGACGAACAGCCTCAACCTGATCATCAAGGGTGACAACTCCGGTACCGTCGAGGCGCTCGAAGCCTCGCTGGTGCAGCTCGAGGTCGGCGACGACGTCGAACTCAACGTCGTGCACCGCGGTGTCGGTGGAGTCACCGAGTCCGACATCGACCTGGCGACCGCGTCCGACGCGATCGTCCTGGGCTTCAACGTCCGTGCGCAGGGCAAGGCGACCGAGCGGGCCACCCGCGAAGGCGTCGACGTCCGGTACTACACGGTCATCTACCAGGCGATCGAGGAGATCGAGCAGGCTCTGAAGGGCATGCTCAAGCCGGAGTACGAAGAGGTCGAGCTCGGCAAGGCGGAGATCCGCGACGTCTTCAAGTCGTCGAAGATCGGCACCATCGCCGGTTGTCTCGTCGTCTCGGGCGAGATCCGCCGCAACGCGCGGGCACGTCTGCTTCGCGACGCGACCGTCATCGCCGAGAACCTGCCGATCAGCTCGCTGCGGCGGTTCAAGGACGACGTGGTCGAGGTTCGCGACGGGTACGAGTGTGGTCTGACGCTGGGGTCGTACAGCGACCTCAAGGTCGGCGACATCATCGAGACCTACGAGCAGCGCGAAAAGCCGCGTGCGTAA
- a CDS encoding YlxR family protein, whose amino-acid sequence MGCRKRALIGELLRVVAADGRLIVDERRRLPGRGAWLHPVPDCLAKAERRRAFPRALRVPGSLDAQGVHERLERHAEG is encoded by the coding sequence GTGGGTTGCCGTAAGCGGGCCTTGATCGGCGAGTTGCTGCGAGTGGTCGCGGCGGACGGTCGGTTGATCGTCGACGAACGTCGGCGGTTGCCGGGCCGGGGTGCCTGGTTGCATCCCGTGCCGGACTGTCTGGCCAAGGCCGAGCGGCGCAGGGCGTTCCCCCGAGCACTTCGTGTTCCAGGGTCGCTCGACGCCCAGGGTGTCCACGAACGCCTGGAGCGGCACGCCGAAGGCTAA
- the nusA gene encoding transcription termination factor NusA, with amino-acid sequence MNVDIAALRAIERDKDIPFETVIEAIETALLTAYKHTEGHQPHARIDIDRKSGLVRVLAHTLTPDGQTDEEWDDTPEGFGRIAATTARQVILQRLRDAEHEKTFGEFSAKENELVAGVVQRDARANARGMVVIQVGDIEGVLPAIEQVPGETYEHGDRIKAYVVTVSRGNRGPQITLSRSHPKLVHKLFALEVPEIADGTVEIAAVAREPGHRTKIAVRSTVPGVNAKGACIGPVGARVRNVMSELAGEKIDIIDYSDDPAKFVGNALSPAKVVSVRVVDERAKTARVVVPDFQLSLAIGKEGQNARLAARLTGWRIDIRSDAAPEQGDEAHAGQARPAAATGSAE; translated from the coding sequence GTGAACGTCGACATCGCCGCGCTGCGCGCGATCGAACGGGACAAGGACATCCCCTTCGAGACGGTGATCGAAGCGATCGAAACCGCGCTGCTCACCGCGTACAAGCACACCGAGGGCCACCAGCCGCACGCCAGGATCGACATCGATCGCAAGAGCGGGCTGGTCCGCGTCCTCGCGCACACCCTCACCCCGGACGGCCAGACCGACGAGGAATGGGACGACACCCCCGAAGGCTTCGGGCGGATCGCCGCGACCACCGCGCGGCAGGTCATCCTGCAGCGCCTGCGCGACGCCGAGCACGAGAAGACCTTCGGCGAGTTCTCCGCCAAGGAGAACGAGCTCGTGGCAGGCGTGGTGCAGCGCGACGCCCGCGCCAACGCCCGCGGCATGGTCGTCATCCAGGTCGGCGACATCGAGGGCGTGCTGCCCGCGATCGAGCAGGTGCCCGGCGAGACCTACGAGCACGGCGACCGGATCAAGGCCTACGTCGTCACCGTCTCGCGCGGCAACCGGGGCCCGCAGATCACGCTGTCGCGTTCGCATCCGAAGCTGGTGCACAAGCTCTTCGCCCTCGAAGTCCCCGAGATCGCCGACGGCACGGTCGAGATCGCCGCCGTCGCGCGGGAACCGGGACACCGGACCAAGATCGCGGTCCGCTCGACGGTGCCCGGCGTCAACGCCAAGGGCGCCTGCATCGGCCCGGTCGGGGCGCGCGTGCGCAACGTGATGAGCGAGCTGGCCGGCGAGAAGATCGACATCATCGACTACTCCGACGACCCGGCGAAGTTCGTCGGGAATGCGCTGTCGCCCGCGAAGGTTGTGTCGGTACGGGTCGTCGACGAGCGGGCCAAGACCGCTCGCGTCGTCGTCCCGGACTTCCAGCTTTCGCTCGCGATCGGCAAGGAGGGGCAGAACGCCCGTCTGGCCGCCCGGCTCACCGGCTGGCGGATCGACATCCGCAGCGACGCCGCTCCCGAGCAGGGTGACGAAGCACACGCCGGGCAGGCGCGGCCCGCCGCGGCAACCGGTTCGGCTGAGTGA
- the rimP gene encoding ribosome maturation factor RimP has product MPNDLASRLEPIVAEAVKAAGFDLDSFEVQQAGRRQLVKVVVDGDDGVGLDEVAGVSRAVSAALDENEHVIASAYTLEVTSPGLDRPLTVQRHWRRAKFRLVKVTPAEGAAFIGRVGHAGEKSARVLVDGEIRDVPYASVAKAVIEIEFKQPPAEDLKLLETDASALNAATTEPKEEPK; this is encoded by the coding sequence GTGCCCAACGACCTCGCCAGCAGGCTGGAGCCCATCGTGGCCGAAGCCGTCAAGGCCGCGGGTTTCGACCTCGATTCCTTCGAGGTCCAGCAGGCAGGCCGCCGTCAGCTGGTCAAGGTCGTCGTCGACGGGGACGACGGCGTCGGGCTGGACGAGGTGGCGGGCGTCAGCCGTGCGGTCTCGGCCGCGCTCGACGAGAACGAGCACGTGATCGCGAGCGCGTACACGCTCGAAGTCACCTCGCCGGGTCTCGACCGGCCGCTGACCGTGCAGCGGCACTGGCGGCGCGCGAAGTTCCGTCTCGTCAAGGTCACCCCGGCCGAAGGCGCGGCGTTCATCGGCCGGGTCGGGCACGCGGGGGAGAAGTCCGCGCGTGTGCTCGTCGACGGCGAGATCCGGGACGTCCCGTACGCCTCGGTGGCCAAGGCGGTCATCGAGATCGAGTTCAAGCAACCACCTGCCGAGGACCTGAAACTGTTGGAAACCGATGCGTCGGCCCTGAACGCCGCCACCACGGAGCCGAAGGAGGAGCCGAAGTGA
- a CDS encoding ferritin-like domain-containing protein: MTGRSTEPSRRTFLRMGALAALAVPLASACSPGFDESPDPLGPLLRAAEADAAGAKALGAEGEAVATARAAHAAALKTEVDRLNRPKPEQPGPAAIPPPSSLDGLKERLATARKQAEGLVPSLPRYRAGMVASIAAGCAALQQSSEKLGRGDDAGAVEVPAGVQLGGEAAEAVQQALAAEHAAIWVYGLVSAYLPAAFSGAVSRGTAEHVKRRDVCERMLSAAGQTPTGPEAAYVPPRPVTEANSAMELVATAESDASSAWLGVLDRTDDAALRTTALNALIGSARRGTAWRAEFGAKPVAIAMPGQSA; this comes from the coding sequence GTGACCGGAAGATCGACAGAGCCGAGCCGTCGCACTTTCCTGCGGATGGGGGCGCTGGCCGCGCTCGCCGTGCCGCTGGCGTCCGCCTGCTCCCCCGGCTTCGACGAAAGCCCCGACCCGCTGGGCCCGTTGCTGCGCGCGGCGGAGGCCGACGCGGCGGGCGCGAAGGCGCTGGGCGCCGAGGGCGAAGCGGTCGCCACCGCGCGGGCGGCGCACGCGGCCGCGCTCAAGACCGAGGTGGACCGGCTCAACCGGCCGAAGCCGGAGCAGCCGGGTCCGGCGGCGATACCGCCGCCCTCGTCGCTGGACGGGCTCAAGGAGCGGCTCGCCACGGCCCGCAAGCAGGCCGAGGGCCTCGTGCCCTCGCTGCCCCGCTACCGCGCCGGGATGGTCGCCTCGATCGCCGCGGGCTGCGCGGCGCTGCAGCAGAGTTCGGAGAAGCTGGGCCGCGGCGACGACGCCGGAGCCGTCGAAGTGCCCGCCGGGGTCCAGCTCGGCGGGGAGGCGGCGGAGGCCGTCCAGCAGGCGCTGGCCGCCGAACACGCGGCGATCTGGGTGTACGGCCTGGTCAGCGCGTACCTGCCCGCGGCGTTCAGCGGCGCGGTGTCCCGGGGTACGGCCGAGCACGTCAAACGGCGGGACGTGTGCGAACGGATGCTTTCCGCGGCGGGACAGACGCCGACCGGGCCCGAGGCCGCGTACGTGCCGCCGAGGCCGGTGACCGAGGCGAACTCGGCGATGGAACTGGTGGCGACCGCCGAGTCGGACGCGAGCTCGGCCTGGCTCGGCGTGCTCGACCGGACCGACGACGCGGCCTTGCGGACGACCGCGCTGAACGCGCTGATCGGGTCGGCGCGGCGGGGTACCGCCTGGCGGGCGGAATTCGGCGCGAAACCGGTGGCGATCGCGATGCCGGGCCAGTCGGCGTAG